One window of the Benincasa hispida cultivar B227 chromosome 3, ASM972705v1, whole genome shotgun sequence genome contains the following:
- the LOC120074307 gene encoding LOW QUALITY PROTEIN: polygalacturonase QRT3-like (The sequence of the model RefSeq protein was modified relative to this genomic sequence to represent the inferred CDS: deleted 1 base in 1 codon), which produces MATQPTFLFILFWLLIMFVSNLLSLSSPSPTTPFSNRYRHYHRHLAHLHELKSSLPVRPHNSNPANPPTPSFTEPSSARVYHVTSYGADPTGKIDSTESLLRALSDVYSSKSDGSSLIGSIKNLGGAQINLDGGNYLISRPLRLPAAGVGNVMIHGGSLRASDDFPPNRYLIELSSSPSAAAEGAAAQKIKNHKVMNSTEDSNLSSSFSSYSYEFITFRDLLLDSNYRGGGISIINSLRTTIQNCYITHFTTTGISVQSGHETYIQTTFLGQHITAGADLGERNFSAIGINLNSNDNSVTDVVIFSAAIGILISGQANILTGIHCYNKATVYGGTGIYLKLPGLTQTRIMNSYMDFTGIVAEDPVQLLISSTFFLGDASIKLKSINGVVNGVNVMDNLFCGSEKGVAIVELDESRSEFKKIDRVVIERNNAIGMQVKSTAANGEIKGNGTSWILDFNWILVFRNLIRNVQYSFRSIDGGFARHIVRNVSENRVVIETDVAVAGSVFVAVDQGQR; this is translated from the exons ATGGCAACACAACCCACTTTTTTATTCATATTATTCTGGCTACTTATCATGTTCGTGTCAAATTtactttctctttcttctccgTCACCAACGACCCCATTTTCCAACCGTTATCGTCATTACCACCGCCATTTAGCT CATTTACATGAACTCAAATCCTCACTGCCGGTTCGGCCACACAATTCCAACCCAGCCAATCCACCAACTCCAAGTTTTACA GAACCAAGTAGTGCTCGTGTGTATCATGTGACATCATACGGAGCCGATCCTACAGGTAAAATAGACAGCACAGAATCACTTCTCCGAGCATTGTCTGACGTGTACAGTTCTAAGAGTGACGGGTCGTCGTTGATTGGAAGTATCAAGAATCTGGGAGGTGCTCAGATAAATCTGGACGGTGGAAATTACTTGATCAGTCGTCCGTTGCGTTTACCAGCTGCTGGTGTAGGCAATGTTATG ATACATGGAGGAAGTTTACGCGCTTCAGACGATTTTCCCCCTAACCGTTACCTGATCGAATTGTCGTCGTCGCCGTCGGCGGCGGCGGAGGGAGCGGCGGCGcagaaaattaaaaaccataAAGTGATGAACTCTACGGAAGATTCAAACCTCAgttcttctttttcatcttaTAGTTACGAGTTCATCACTTTCAGAGACCTTCTATTGGATTCAAATTACAGAGGCGGCGGAATTTCAATCATCAATTCATTAAGAACAACCATACAAAATTGCTACATCACACATTTCACCACCACCGGAATTTCCGTTCAAAGTGGCCACGAAACCTACATTCAAACCACCTTCCTCGGCCAACACATCACCGCCGGCGCCGATCTCGGTGAACGAAACTTCTCCGCCATCGGAATCAACCTCAACAGTAACGACAACTCCGTCACCGATGTCGTCATTTTCTCCGCCGCCATTGGAATCCTCATCTCCGGCCAAGCGAATATCCTCACAGGCATTCATTGCTACAACAAAGCCACCGTATACGGCGGTACTGGAATTTACTTGAAATTACCTGGATTAACACAAACCAGAATCATGAATTCGTACATGGATTTTACCGGAATCGTAGCGGAAGATCCAGTTCAGCTTCTAATTTCTAGTACGTTCTTCCTTGGCGATGCTTCGATTAAGCTGAAATCGATTAACGGCGTTGTGAATGGAGTGAACGTTATGGATAATTTGTTCTGTGGATCGGAGAAAGGAGTGGCGATTGTTGAACTTGATGAATCGAGATCGGAATTCAAGAAAATAGATCGGGTTGTGATTGAGAGGAACAATGCGATCGGAATGCAGGTGAAATCGACCGCGGCAAACGGCGAAATTAAAGGAAATGGAACTTCATGGATTCTGGATTTCAATTGGATTTTGGTGTTTCGGAATTTGATTAGGAATGTTCAATACTCATTTCGGAGCATTGATGGTGGATTTGCAAGGCATATAGTGAGAAATGTATCGGAAAATCGAGTGGTGATTGAGACGGATGTTGCGGTGGCCGGAAGTGTGTTTGTGGCGGTGGATCAAGGGCAGAGGTAG